One Hypomesus transpacificus isolate Combined female chromosome 21, fHypTra1, whole genome shotgun sequence genomic window, TCAAATACTCTCCTTATCTCACTCTTTCTTCTTTCCGCCCCCACCTAAACTCCACCCTCTGACAGAACCAGGaaatcactccctcctcccacaACAGTTGTTATTCTGAAGAAACAAAAGTAATAtatctttctctcgctccctctctcttcatttgtgtttctgtgtagagAGAGCGACCGTCACTACCACTCCAGCATGGCCCAACAGGGAGTTGTGCTGGACTATGACCAGTTCTGCTGTTCCATCTGTCTGGACCTCTTAAAGGATCCTGTCACCCTCCCCTGTGGTCACAGCTACTGTAGCAGCTGTATCAAGGGCTGCTGGGACCAGGATGAGCAGAAGGGAGTCTACAGCTGCCCCCAGTGCAGACAGAGCTTCACTCTGAGGCCTGCTCTGAAGAGGAACAACATGCTGGCTGAGgtggtggagaagctgaaggagacaggaggagcccAGGCCGCCTTCTCTGAGCTGACCAGTCCAGCTGGGCCAGGAGAggtgacctgtgacctctgcACTGGGcccaggaagcagagagccctcaagtcctgtctggtgtgtatggtgtcctactgccagactcACATCCAGCCCCACTACCAGGTTCCTGTACTGAAGAAACACAAGCTGGTGGAAGCCATGTCTGGACTGCAGGAGATGATCTGCTCCAGTCATGACAAGCTGCTGGACGTCTTCTGTCGGACAGACCAGCAGTGTATCTGCTATCAGTGTGTGATGGAAAACCATAAAGGCCATGACACGGTGTCAGtcaaagatgagagagagaagaaacaggTAAGACCAGATCAATCCTTTGGTGACTATGTAACTAACTTAAAATATGAAAGCATAGAGAATGGAATAATGGATGTTTATCATAAAggcagtttaaaaaaaaatgcagagACATACTGAATGCAGCTTTACTTGCATGTGATGTGTGAACAGGTTATAAATGATGTAGAATAGAGAATGCTACAATATGATATCAAGCTAGATTATTGAACGTATCACCACTGCAGAAGTTCAAACACTACCATCACTCAACAGTAATGACACTGTTACTGATCTCATATGAGTCCAAAGACTGAACTCTTGCTTGGTCTACGTAGAGCACTACACATATTCAACAAGTGCAGAACGAGTTTTATAACCAAGCTATCTGCATACATGGTGTGGATTACCATCACAACAAAATAACCTGTACACGACTACCTTAACTCTAACCCCTATAGTACATGACTGTACTGGATATTCAGGTGTTCAACACCAGCTGTGTTCAGTGTTGGTGTTCAGTGTGTTCTGACAGAGGTCCTCTCCACCAGAGTCCTggagtgggttgcaccaactagtctttgctaagactgtcataagtcctaagtcagtcttagttaagaacggtcttaggcccatatctactgcctgttgcaccaactgaatttacgaccagtcttaactaagactggtggtaacatgcgcgttcatgaaagtgcccgtggaattctagaatggaacgtgcgttgccatgatacccatacatttttaccatgatgataccagggatgccagacgcctggcggaagagctgcttgacagcgattgcctcggcctcgttaggcaagttgacataatgcggtaggcggcgactcagtaccagcgagaccctacgaataactctacgagctgtagatttatgcacgccGATCATGTCCCCCACTGTGTTTTTAAATGCACCGTTTGCATAAAACCTTAGTGCAATTAAAAACTGTAACGTTGGCGTCAGGGCAGCATTTCGGTCTGTCTGAAAGCGCAAATCGTCGGACGGTTCGTCcactagagaaaaaatctcaaccctACTGAAACGAAACCTCTGAAATAACTCCTCATCGTTGTACATTTCCAGCGGGTTAGTTCTGTCTCGCACTACTCTCTCACGTCTTAAAGCGCGTTCATTATACAATCTATAAATTAGACGCACCattgttataggctacttgttgttttagctgcactcaacggttttgtgaaaattaacctactatagaaaccaacacagaaaacgttctgttttaacataagactcctctccacagggcgtaacatttaggactagacttacggaaaaagcagcttaagtcagcgtggtgcaacaggcgcaacatcattttagacatagAACGTTGAGTTACGCCAGTCTTAGTTTAAGACTGGTCCTAAatcctgttggtgcaacccgcTCCTGTACTTTAACTCCTACTGTGTTGTTGTCatgtgtgttcttctccaggacAAGCTGGTCCTAAGCCAGCAGGAagtccagcagagagttcagcagagagagaaggagctgaaggagctcCAACAGTCTGTGGAGTCTCTCATGGTCAGCATCAGGATCTCCACTACTGGAGCTGTGCTACTGTGCTAGTAGGtttatttttctccctctctttctttttctctctgtctcaccctctctcttctctccctctctccagcgcTCTGGCCAGGCAGCAGAGAAGGACATAGAGAGGATCTTCACTGAGCTGATCCACTCCATTGAGAGAAGGCGCTCTGAGGTGAAGGATCTGATCAGAGCCCAACAGGGGGCAGCAGTGAATCAGACTGAAGGAAtgctggagagactggagcaggagatagctgagctgaggaggagagacgctgagctggagaagctctcacacacaaaggacAACATCCACTTCCTCCAGGTAACTAGACTACCCTGGCAGCTCAGATCCAAAGCTACACTCACTGTCTGATCATCTATGTAGGATCTCTGCtcaacctgtgtgtctgtccatctgtcattcttccatctgtctctctcgtccccctctttctttctttatctatctctcccccctccctcccgcatctctctctccagaactACCAGTCTCTCTCCAGTACCAGTGTATCTTCAGATGTCCCCAgcatctctgttcctcctcttcagtACTTCAAACATGTGACTGAGGTGGTCTCTGAGTTGAGAGACAAACTGGAGGAGCTGATCCAGAGAGAGTGGTCCAAGATCTCCACCACAGGTGAGCTGGTTAAACACAGCAGGTCTGGAGGAACAGCACATGAAGCCTCATGGACCTAGACATGGTTTAGAGCAGAACATTTCTTCTTAACACATgtctctttgtttgtgtgtgtttatatatctgtaagtatgtgtggctgtgtgtataaatatatatctgtgtgggggttgtgtttatgtatgtgtgtgtctccagtctcCTCAGTGGATGTGTTCCTGCCTCCAGAGCCCAAGACCAGAGCAGACCTCTTAACATGTGAGTCTCTGAAGTGTCCAGGTCTCTCTCCACTGACACGTGTTGAATGAGGAATCTGATCCAGAACAACAGCAGCTTTAACATGGGGACACATGAATGGACGTGTTATTAACTCTGATctgttctctgctctgctcccagaTTCCTATCAGCtcacactggacccaaacacagcacatacagatctctctctgtctgaggagaacagGAAGGTGACACGTCTAAAGCAGCAGCAGCCATATTCTGTCTGTCCAGAGAGGTTCACCAGGTACCTtcaggtgctgtgtagagaggCTCTGTCTGGACGCTGTTACTGGGAGGTGGAGTGGAGAGGTGACTTTGTTAACATAGCAGTCTCATATAAAGACATCAGCAGAGCAGACAAGAACTCTTACTTTGGTAACAATAAAAAGTCCTGGGTGTTCCAGTGCTCTAGTGATGGTTACACGTTCAGACATAACAGAGTTGAGACTGCAGCATCAGGCCCTCGGTCCTCCAGAGTAGGAGTGTATCTGGATCACAAGGCAGGTACTCTGTCCTTCTACAGTGTCGTCTCTGACACAGTGACCCTCCTCCACAGAGTCCAGACCACCTTCACCCGGACACTCTACCCTGGGATTTACATGTATGATCATGGTGCCAGTGCAGAGATTATGAAGCTGTGGTAGAGGGTCTTATAGAGGAGTGATACATTCATACCCAGGCAGGGACGGATTAAGAAAccatgggcccctgggcctggatgtgtcaaaggcccccccctcaccgcaaaaaaaataataattatcttGGCaaaacaatttctttttttttgtcaggaATAATATTGATATTGTTGTTTAAAAACGCATAAGTACTCGAGTaatcaacaaaataaacaacgtttatattacaaaaatatttgataGTTGTAACCATAGACTAGAGTGTACATTTGTAgcccacacaaccctctctctttcttgaaaaATTACCATCATAGCAATATTATATCTTAACAATATTACATCTTCAATAAATAGTGAGTTGGGGGTGCCTAGACACCGCTGTAATActattgttttgcacttgctttttggatttctccctacaaagttgaagggcccatattgtatggagtactcagcccctctaaagtcctatagataaactgaggggataaacactcacttgaaaggtatcataaaggtttctttcttgtgacatcttcaacttgaatgtttaggctatttttatatttaatcagtaggacttttggggccctgttaaagacattaatgacttaagcctagcatataccggctacTGCGCATATCATCATATCAATACTCTAGTACATCAAGTTAATAACAGTGACGATACGCCATGGCTCTGGGTTAtggcccccctgagctcatgggcccctgggcctgggcccggtaggcccgttggttaatccatccctgtacccaggacacaacgtaatttggcacagccaggaatcaaactggcaaccttctgattagaagcccgattccctaaccgctcagccataagACGCGTGAGTCTTTGTATTTAGGGCTTTTATGCattcttttattgttttactgtacagcactttgtgTTTCACTTTGGATCTTAAAGTGCTTTATAAACAAATGTTGCTTGCTTTGCTTGAAAAGTGTTGAAAATActgtaaaaaatgtaataataaaaaaaagtattgttttATAACAATGTGTTTTTTAATATATGAAAAGCAGTAGCGAGTGACACTTTTAGAAAGCAGACAAGGAGAAGTGGAGCCAGATAACGAGAGGGTAAGAAGGAGAGTCAGAGAGGTGGACCAGCTCTAACCAGTTTAATGACTTCCTGGTATTTCTGCTGCTTGAACCCAGAGCCGGTCTTTACCAGATGACAAGTATCCCAAACCCTGAGAAACGATCCCCCTTCAGGCatcagtgcctgtgtgtgtctttatccTCAGGTGTGTTGGCGCCCCCCTGTGTCTGCAGGTGGTACTGCAGCAGGGCGGCCCGCAGGCGCTGGAGCTCCCTGACGTACTCCCTCTCCATCAGCAGAGCCTGGCGCTGGGCCTGCAGCTGCTCCTGGCGGGCCCTCAGGGCCTGGGCGCGGCGGATCAGAACCAGCAGCTCAGACCGCAGCCGCTGGTTCTCCTCAGACACCTCCctggtgtgggtgtggaggcagagaagcgcctcctggggggagggagggagggaggttagagagatagagatagaggggaggtaagagaaagagagacagagagagagagagagagagacagagtgtgtgtgtgtgggggggggggtatgtgagtgtgtgtatgtgtgtgtgccgctCCTCTCACCCTGTTAGCAGCCAGAGTGAGGGCCTGCACCCTGTGTTTGACCTGGCGCTCGTAGCGCTCCttttcagacaggaagtggacctTCAGGGCCTGCAGGGACTTGGAGTGGAGACACCGCATgctgctgccctctctctccagctcggCTATACGGCCCAGCTGCTGCTAAAAAAGACTGCTTGTCCCAATTCACTTACGCACAATTACGTACGtacgcatgcaaacacaccttGTCCACACATCGATAACTCCCTTATTTTCACATAAACAGGTTAAAACACCCATAAATAGTCTGATTTTGTATGAATATCGTTTGATTGTGAAGAGAAATAGCAAAGGCAGCCTGAAAACACGTAGGAAAAAGAAAATAGCCTCTGTTCAGTTTTTGCAGacgttttatccaaagcaacatacaagtAGGCCAGCCAACACAAGGATTTGGAATATCACAAGGTATATAATGTTGGATCTGATCACAACTTATGTGTTTATTGATTAATAAATGTACAATTACGGGTCACATTATTGACTGGTATAATTCACACTTCTACCAGTTGACTTTGCTGAGACTGAAGCCTTGAGTTATTACAGAGTTACTAAACTGAAAAAGATCATACTATTGTGTTTCGGTGATTAAACCAAATGTTCCCATTACATATTACAATAATCTTGTGTTTGAAAGCATTCCATCAGGTTTTGAAAGAATGACTAGCTAAATTACAAGTGTGATCAGTTTGGATCTTTGTACtaaaggttttgaaaatgtacaccttacttgtgaaaatagtaccaaagcgaataaaaaaaactgtatgcgcgcgctgcccgagtgccatgcctgaacctgCTTCGCTCATAAGTGGTGAACAAGTTTTTTTGTGTTCTCCTTAAGGAACAAGCCTGTACAGTGTGTTTAGCATCCAGATTACATCAGTTTAGAGACGTCGTGTTCATGTGGTTTGCATTCTGCTTCAGTCCATGACCCAAGTGAACATATTCTCACTGTACCATTACTGAACCACATGCTTGTATGATGATGTCATCCTCCAAAAGATGTGAAACACAAAAGTTAAAAACTGTAGTTACTGCAAGCTCGATCTCTATGTCAAGCTCAGTTCCAACAATTGTTTAGAAATCTCTTTACCTGACTTACCTTATATGATTTACTATCAGACTTTACTCTTTATCATTTACCTGTAACCCATGACCAAAGGGAACGCATTCTCACCACAGCATTGGTTAACCACATGCTCGTCTTTTGCCATGCTATGACACAACAGTTACAAACTGTCATAACAGTATATTCTTATGAACCAATAATACAATTAAAACTCATCTGGCATTAGGCCTAAAGCACTTTAGGGAGGCTGGGTAATAACGCCATCCTGGTTAAAATACCACAAATGGACTCATCTCATTAGCTAATGGGAAAATTCTAACTTACATTTGAAAATGGAAAGAATTGCTTTTGGTGTGACACATACAGTTTGGCAGATGTATTGGAAATGTCCTAGTAAAGAAACTAGATTCCGTATACCTTGGTCTTACTCAAAATACGCCCCTTTTGCTCATGCGCTTTCATTGTATCACGTCAACAGGACTGTGTACTCTCTCCTCATGCCTTCCTCGTCAGTACCACCTTGTTAACGAACCAAAGACCTGTACTGAAACCCAGAGATACTGCAGAAAGAAGTACACTGACCTGGCCACCATAGACAACATGGAGGACATGAATAGAGTCTATGGGGCTTCCGGTGGTGACACAGGAGAGGCCTGGATAGGTCTGTATGGTGACACCAACTGGAGTTGGTCTCACGGACGTAGTCCGTTctacaaagagggagagaccgtCTTCACTAACTTCCTTTGGTGAAAATGACATGTCCTGGTTTTTACGctgctctcccactctctctgttcttctctctctctttctctctcaatgcAATGTTGCACATTTACCACTAGAGAGCAGTGCAATCGAGACAAAAATATATTGCACAATCCCAATCACAGGCCATTTGGACTAGACTGATTTCACTCTGGAAACTCAATTTCTGGACAGAGTGGAATAATGTGATCAAGGTATTGGGTGGTATTTTTAAACCTTCATTATGACGTGGTACCACTCATCTCTGACCACCTTCACCCTGCAGCTCAGGGTGAACCCTGTCTGAACCCTTGACCTCGTTGATTTTCACGTTGATTCTCACAGAAACCTGGACTAACACATCGAcagactttagccaataagttaGGTTTAGAACATGATGTTATCAGTTTTGAcatacagtgtgaaagcattggtaaattgggcagtaaaaatcaattgttttggtcttagttgagcttgtgtgtaaaatacGTTTaagcattttttatttttttgtttactctgtgcattttgtgtcaaagcaacaagaaatgtgttaattgtatagccaacacagatgGATGTTatgctaactgtgtcaagacTTAAATCAAATATTCAAACTCCATTTCCCAAATCTCTGacttctggcaaaatcaaacattcgctcctaaaccatgtaacctgtgttcaaaatcaaactatgctttcagatcataaacacaaccaatcaatatataaacactaagGAGCAATCATTATACACAAGACAAAAAAATGGAGAACACAGAATCCAGGCCATGTAGTTATTTGTAAAGACAAATTTGTTCATGTATaaacagtaaatgcatttacgTAGTAATAAAGACAATGAATTTTGgagtttcaacacccattgacactttcctgatgtatgactatgtttagcctgtgttctgcacctctcttttgccaaccgtctctggaggaggggatccctcactgaattgctcctcccaaggtttcttgcatttttttctcctctagtgagttgtTCTGAgagtcttccttgagggttgaagttggctgaggggcagttgtatcggcgcatgtgaagccctctgtgacattgcttgtaaaaagggctatacaaatactgtacatttggtttgatttgaaaacattacagtaaccatcacaacttagtactgtcaacaaagaacaaagaaaaaccctctggtgtgctggattcagccatgaaaacactccacacctatgtcaccacaggccaattccattgcctgtaggaaattaaccctggtatatgggtttcaGTCATACAACTTCCACCGCCACtcagagaaaaactcttcaTTTGGGTTGAaaaaagggctgtatggtggaaggcaaacatttacagtaaaaaatgctggttgatgttgaactattctcgtacactgacatcacagtgaacgcttacattgtcccaaacTAGCATTAGAAAAAAGTGTGAAActttttgagtcattgtgttttacagatgacaactgtgttgtagttgtgtttactgtttgccacttgtgtttaccattttgcagcacaagtgcatcacagtgcaaaatgtgtttagtgaatgagaatgtgtttagagttttgccaaaagagtgtctgttttgacaaattggtttagttcactgaccatttgattcagagaatgggaTTTAGTGTTTTAGTGTTGGCGGGGAATAAAACCACACGAGTCCAACTAAATAAAGAGCAGGATTCTTTATCTGATATATTTTTAACAGGTACACATGCTAGCGCTAAGCCTATCCAAAACTGTAGCCCAAATAGCCGtgtaagaaaataaaataaataataagtttTAGCAGTACAAAACGGTAGTGGTGATACTAAAAAGACAAATACATTAACATCATTAGTACACCACTAACAATTACATAAAACCAAAATATACACCAGTATGTTGAAAGAAATAATACCCACTTACATGCTgttaacacgcacacattccGATCCTCAACACGTGTGCTGATACCAGTATGGCTAATCTGCTAGGTGAAACATGACACATTTCACTTTAATACAGTCCGTATAAAACTTAATTTCCTAGCCAAACACATGAACTTCTCCAATAACTACATCGCCTCACATTATTCATTCCATAAACAAAAAATGGGATTTCAATTTACCAATGTACACCTTAATTAGCGACACCCACGTATGACAGAGCGACTTGGCAAATTTCACAAGGCCAGAACCTATTCAGTCTACATTAAACATTCTTTCCAAAACAAACTCATATATACACTATTACATTACTATTACAGTCTTTCAAGACAGATGTCCCACTTACACGTAATATTATGTAAAAAACCACCAACTTTCCCTCAAGTCAGCCACCTTCTTTGATGCACCacgctctctcctgtccacttaCCCAGGATTCAATACGACACCAATCAAGAAACTACCTATATATGTTGTCTTAGATTTCTGgcatttaaaggagacatgtccCATTAGAACTAAAAAACAGAAACAACTTCTAAATATGACCCGGTTACattagcaatcgtgaaaaactgtaataaagtGTCTCTATAATCCTGTCAGAGTGAATCACACATTGGAGGAAAGAATAAAGTCAACGGAACAGAGTGTTTATTCCTTTCATTTCTCTGCTTCTCAACATTCTATTCTGGCCCTCAGGACATCCATTCATGGTATGGCAGAGTTTGGGTTTAGGGTAACCATAACCCAACCTAAATgactatgggggggggggggggggggggggcgagagagagagtgggtggagggagagcgagagagagagtggggggaaagagagaggcagagagagagagggggagagagagacagagagaaagagagaaagagagaaagaaagagagagagggagagagaaagagaagagagagagagagagagagagagagagagagagagagagagagagagagagagagagagagagagagagagagagagagagagaaagagacaggatcTCAGGATCTCTCAGGATATATACACCTGGAGGTGGTCACTAATACAATTATTCAAAAAGAGGAAAGgattaagaagaagaaaatatcAAGAATTGATCGGTTCTTACACTGTCTACGTTGTGTTCTTGAATTCAGAATAAACATATTTCTGTCAAGAACATAAGTGGTGACAAtgattgtttgtgttttcaTTAAGAAACAAGCCTTTACAGTGTGTTTAGAATCCAGTTTGCATCAGCTTAGAGAGGTTGTTTTCATGTGGTTTGCATTCTGCTTCAGTCCGTGACCTAAGTGAACATATTCCTACCCTACCATTTCTTTAACACATATTTGTATGATGCCATACTACAAAGCATTTCTACCATCTcatcctcatctctgacaggttacatttagtcatttagcagatgctcttatccagagtgacttacagtaagtacagtaacattccccccgaggcaagtagggtgaaatgcatTTCCctaagacacaacgtcattgggcacagcctggaatcgaaccggtaaccttccgattagtagcccgattcccaaaccgctcagccatctgaccccttttAGGGTGGTTATTGATGCTGGTGGATGGATGTCAAAATGCAGTACAAACCAGGGGCGTAgcccaatttgttctaaggcctacccaaaaacaaAAGTATCTCCgaaaaattatgcaccgggtgcacatcgcaaagtaaataagtaaaaaaacaactgaaaagatgcctatccgtatttttctaggcctacccaaaaatatttttccgGCTATGCCCCTGGTACAAACACTTCTATTACAACTAATCTGGGTAACACTTTACCTTTAAATATGTAATTTAGGCAACTAATCCAACCTTGCTaatcaacaataataataatgatacattttatttaaaggcTCCTTTTCTCGGCACTCAAGGACACTGTACAGAGGtacaaaaaacattaaaagcagcagaaaaataaagaatacaacaacattacaattaaaatgtaaaaagaatACCCGTCTCCGACATTCGCATTCATCAACACCTCCTGACCCCTGCCATCCATCCGATGAGGTCTCTCATACTTCTTCAAGCTTGGCCTGTTCGCTTGGCCTGAAGGCACCGAAAGCACGTAGCAGTTCTGAGTGACACCTGCTAATGTGTCttttctgtttttgttgtttaagTCTATTACACAACTGTCTCCTCTCATGAGACAACACCGCCAAATTTGTTTGGCGTACTACAGAGATTACATTTTGGCTGAAAAGAATAAAGGATCAAGGAAAATGGCGATGTTAGTGAGAggaaaagatagagagaaaagaaaatgcAGTGAAGCGCAAACCAGACAGTCAGAACCAGACATTGAAAGAGGAAGATAAAGagcaagacagaaagagataacATTTGAAAGATTCAGCATTGTTCAGTCCAGGTAGGATTCATACTTGTGAATATGTTGTTATAGATAAGAACTTCTGGATACCTTATGGATTATTTAAAACAGAGGATCTTAAATCTGCACATTATCTTGAAATTACTTTTGATTTTATTTCTTAATCCAACAAATCCTGTCTGGTAATGTAATGATAATTGTTTAGATTATTATGATTGAATCATTGTACAGTAAGACACTCTGAATTCAATCTTATTGATTATTCCCATAAGTACAGTACTGGTTTATTGATCATCCAATCAAATGCTGaataaaaatacaattaaaacacAACCACTTTTTATAGACAGGTATGGAAGCAAACACATTTCACATCATTCAACTCTCAGATtagtaagtgtgtgcgtgtgtgtacgtgtgtgtgtgtgtgtgtgtgtgtgcgtgcgtgtgtgtgtgtgtgtgggagtgtgtgtgtatcgtgtgaAAATAGAAAATGATCTGCCTTTCATGATGGTCATTCATCAAGTTATGGGTTTATTGACCATTTGTAGCAAGTACAAAGATATTAAGTTGGATCGGATCATGTGCTTTTGTGATGTGCTACAGACTACTGCAAAACGACATCAGTTTCCTTCTATTGGTCATATTTTTTAAAAGACAATCTATTATGTTTGGTGACACTCCAACATATATAGGAAAATGTGCAATTATAATTAAACTGCAagttttttaattattactaTTTAGTAATGCACTGTTACTATACATCAACAGGACTGTGTGCCCTCTCCTCATGCCTTCCTCGTCAGTACCACCTTGTTAACGAACCAAAGACCTGGACTGAAGCCCAGAGATACTGCAGAGAGAAGTACACTGACCTGGCCACCATAGACAACATGGAGGACATGAACAAGCTCATCAAAATAGCAGACATGAACAAAATAACTAATAACGTCTGGATAGGTCTGTATGATGACATCAAGAGCTGGAGGTGGTCTCTGGAAGACAGTCAGTACTATGGAGAGGGACAGGCTGACTTCAGGAACTGGGAGGTTAATGAACCCACAAATGGAGCTTCAGAATTGTGTGCTGGGATTGGAAGTCTTTCCAAGTGGTATGACTGTTCAGTTAGAAGACCCTTCCTCTGTAACCAAGGTAAGCACATCTGTGTCATTAACGTGTGTTTATTGATTCAACAGAGGCTGTCCAGTGTGACAAAGTGCACAGAATCTGCAGGGGGTGTGGTCCTCTCACCCACATAACTATTGACTCTGTGTAGCATTGCAGGAAGAAACTGCCACCCAGAAGCAATATTGATTCATATTTTAAGTTTAGG contains:
- the LOC124483452 gene encoding tripartite motif-containing protein 16-like, with protein sequence MAQQGVVLDYDQFCCSICLDLLKDPVTLPCGHSYCSSCIKGCWDQDEQKGVYSCPQCRQSFTLRPALKRNNMLAEVVEKLKETGGAQAAFSELTSPAGPGEVTCDLCTGPRKQRALKSCLVCMVSYCQTHIQPHYQVPVLKKHKLVEAMSGLQEMICSSHDKLLDVFCRTDQQCICYQCVMENHKGHDTVSVKDEREKKQDKLVLSQQEVQQRVQQREKELKELQQSVESLMRSGQAAEKDIERIFTELIHSIERRRSEVKDLIRAQQGAAVNQTEGMLERLEQEIAELRRRDAELEKLSHTKDNIHFLQNYQSLSSTSVSSDVPSISVPPLQYFKHVTEVVSELRDKLEELIQREWSKISTTVSSVDVFLPPEPKTRADLLTYSYQLTLDPNTAHTDLSLSEENRKVTRLKQQQPYSVCPERFTRYLQVLCREALSGRCYWEVEWRGDFVNIAVSYKDISRADKNSYFGNNKKSWVFQCSSDGYTFRHNRVETAASGPRSSRVGVYLDHKAGTLSFYSVVSDTVTLLHRVQTTFTRTLYPGIYMYDHGASAEIMKLW
- the ccdc166 gene encoding uncharacterized protein ccdc166 isoform X1, which translates into the protein MSFSPKEVSEDGLSLFVERTTSVRPTPVGVTIQTYPGLSCVTTGSPIDSIHVLHVVYGGQQQLGRIAELEREGSSMRCLHSKSLQALKVHFLSEKERYERQVKHRVQALTLAANREALLCLHTHTREVSEENQRLRSELLVLIRRAQALRARQEQLQAQRQALLMEREYVRELQRLRAALLQYHLQTQGGANTPEDKDTHRH
- the ccdc166 gene encoding uncharacterized protein ccdc166 isoform X2, whose protein sequence is MSFSPKEVSEDGLSLFVERTTSVRPTPVGVTIQTYPGLSCVTTGSPIDSIHVLHVVYGGQQLGRIAELEREGSSMRCLHSKSLQALKVHFLSEKERYERQVKHRVQALTLAANREALLCLHTHTREVSEENQRLRSELLVLIRRAQALRARQEQLQAQRQALLMEREYVRELQRLRAALLQYHLQTQGGANTPEDKDTHRH